From Mycobacterium colombiense CECT 3035:
GCAGGACGGGCGGTATGCGGTCTACACGAAATATCACCACTCCCTCATGGATGGCGTCTCGGCGCTACGCCTGGTGCAGCGCGCCTTCACGTCCGACGCGGACGACGACGAGGTCCGGGTGCCGTGGAGCCTGGGTCCGCGTCAGCGCGGCGGGCGGCGGCACCAGTCGTCGCTCTTCGGCCGGGTCGGCCGCACCGCGGGGTCGGCCCTCGCCCTGGCGCCGTCCACGCTCAAGCTCGCCCGCGCGGCGCTGCTCGAACAGCAACTGACGCTGCCGTTCCGGGCGCCGCGCTCGATGTTCAACGTGCGGATCGGCGGCGCCCGGCGGGTCGCGGCCCAGTCCTACTCGCTGGAGCGCATCAAGGCGGTCAAATCGGCGACCGGTGCGACGATCAACGACGTCGTCCTCGCCATGTCCGCCGGGGCCTTGCGCGCCTACCTCCTCGATCAGGACGCCCTCCCGGACGCCCCCCTGACCGCCATGGTCCCGGTGAATCTACGCAAGGACGACGATGACCGCGGGGGGAACAACGTCGGGACCTTCCTGTGCAACCTCGCAACCCACCTCGACGACCCGGCGAAGCGGCTGGAGACGATCAGCGCATCCATCCGCGAGACCAAAGAGGTGTTCTGGCAGCTGCCTCCGGTGCAGCAGCTGGCCCTGTCCGCCTTCAACATCGGGGGTCTGTTCTTCGGCCTGATCCCCGGCTACCTGTCTGCGGCCTCGCCACCGTTCAACATCGTCATTTCCAATGTTTCGACCGGTAATTCCGACCAATTGTATTGGCGTGGAGCGCGATTGGACGGAAACTATCCGCTGTCGATCCCGCTCGACGGCCAGGCCGTCAACATCACGGTCACCAACAACGCAGACAACCTCGACTTCGGTCTGGTCGGGTGCCGCCGCAGCGTTCCGCACCTGCAGCGGATGCTCGGCCACCTCGAGGCGGCCCTGAAGGATCTGGAACTGGTCGCGGGCATCTGAGATGCGTTGCATCGCTTGATGCCTCATGCACGCATGGGACCGTCGGTGTGGCGGCCCGCCGGCGCGCGGCCCGACTTGCCGAGCGCGCGGAACCTTTTGTGGGGAATACCACAGTTCCTACTGTAAGGTTCACGGTAGCCCAGCGCAGGCGGGAGAAGGGTGAACCGTGCCAAGCACCATCGATACGCGCAACCAGCTACGGCCCGATATCGACCTGACCGACGGCGCCTTCTATGCGGGCGATTCGCGGTCGGTCTATCGATGGATGCGCGAGAACGAACCGGTCTTTCGGGACCGCAATGGCCTGGCGGCCGCGGCGAGCTACCAGGCGGTGATCGACGCCGAGCGTGCACCGGAGTTGTTCTCCAACGCCGGCGGTATCCGGCCCGACCAGGACGCGCCGCCGATGATGATCGCGATGGACGACCCCGCGCACCTGCTGCGACGCAAGCTGGTCAATGCGGGCTTTACCCGCAAACGCGTCAAGGACAGGGAGCACTCGATCGGCGCGCTGTGTGATGCGTTGATCGACAACGTCTGTGAGCGGGGCGAGTGCGACTTCGTCTGGGATCTCGCCGCGCCGCTTCCGATGGCGGTGATCGGTGACATGCTCGGGGTGCTTCCGGAGGAGCGCCAGATGTTCCTTCGCTGGTCCGACGACATGGTGACCTTGCTCAGCAGCACGACCGCGCAGGAGGATTTCCAGGTCTCGGTGGATGCCTTCGCCGCCTACACCGAATACATGACCGGCATGATCGCGGCGCGCAAGGCGGATCCGACCGATGACCTGGTCAGTGTGCTGGTACATGCGGAGGTGGACGGCGAAAAGCTGGCGGACCACGAGATCGTCACCGAGGTGTTGCTACTCCTGATCGGCGGCGACGAGACCACTCGGCACACGCTGTCCGGCGGTACCGCGCAGATTCTGCGGCACCCGCAACAGCACCAGCGGCTGGTCAACGACGTGGCGCTGCTGCCCAACGCGATCGAGGAGATGCTGCGCTGGACGGCCCCGGTCAAGAACATGGCCCGCACCATGACCGCCGATGTGGACTTCCACGGCGCACAGCTGCAGCGCGGCGAGAAGATCATCCTGCTGTTCGAATCGGCCAACTTCGATGAGGCGGTGTTCGGTGATCCGGAGAACTTCCGCATCGACCGCTACCCCAACAATCATCTGGCCTTCGGGTTCGGGACGCACTTCTGTCTGGGCAATCAGCTGGCGCGCCTGGAGCTGTCGATGATGCTCGAGCGCCTGCTGAAACGCCTGCCGGATATGCGGCTGGCGTCCGGCGAGCCGCTGCCGCTGCGCCCGGCGAACTTTGTCAGCGGCCTGGAAAAGATGCCGGTGAAGTTCACGCCGGCGCCACGATCAGGCGCCTGAGTTCGGGCGGTAGCGGCGCTTCAACGTGGGTGCTGCCCGGCCTCGGTGTCGGTCGCGTAATCCAGGTAGACACTGGTGCCGTTGGGGCGGGCGTGGATGGTGCAGTGGTCGGCGAGGCCGTGCATCAGCATGATCCCGCGCGACGCGTGGGGGTCGCTGGAGTGCCTGGACGAGGGCTTCCGCCAGTTTCCGCGGTCGCTGACGCAGACGCGGATCGACTCGGCGTCCGGGTCGTAGCTGGCCTGAAGTTTCATGGCGCCCGCCTGGTGATGCGAGCGGTAAGCGTGTTCGACACAATTCGCCAACGCCTCGTTGACGCCCAGGACGACGTCCTCGCGGATCTCCTTCGGCGCGCGCACGTCGTACTGCAGCCACCGTTGCAGCGCACGGCGCCATTCCGCCGCCGTGTCGGGGCGGGCTGTGCCGGCGAGCGTCAGCCGCACCGGCGTGGCAGTCTCCGGCAGTAGTGGACTCATAAATGCCGCATACCCAGATGCGGATAGGGCAATAACCTTCGGCGAGTATCGCTTCGGCCACAGATGAATTGCCGTCCCGAATCGCCAGGTCACGGTGTCGAACCGCGTTCGAGCAGCCTCTAACGGCGCGGCGGCAGGACGGGTGTGACCAATTCGCCCGTTTCGAGGTAGCGGTCGAGATTGCGGATCGCCAGCAGCGCCATGGCCCGCCGGGTTCGCGCGGTGGCGCTGCCGACATGCGGGAGCAGCACGACGTTGTCCAGGTCGAACAATTCGGCCGGTACCTGCGGTTCTTCGGCGAAGACGTCCAGCCCCGCGCCCGCCAGTTCCCCGGCCGCCAGCAATTCCACCAGGGCGTCCTGGTCGACGACGCTGCCCCGCGCGATGTTGATCAGATAGCCCTCGCGACCCAGGGCCCGCAGCACCGCGCGGTCGACCAGCTTGTGCGCGTCGCGGTCGCCCGTGGTGGCGATGACCAGGACGTCGACCGACTCGGCGAGCTCCATCGGCGACTCCGCATAGCGGAAGGGCGATCCCTCGATGCGGCGGCGGTTGTGATAGGCGATGGCGCAGTCGAATCCGAGCAGCCGGGTCGCGATCGCCGAACCGATGCGGCCCAGGCCCAGAATGCCGACCTGCAGGCCGCTGACATCCCTGGCATAGGGAAACGCGCCGTCGCGTGCCCATCGACCGG
This genomic window contains:
- a CDS encoding 2-hydroxyacid dehydrogenase, whose protein sequence is MEPTFEQELAARYAIPKLPDGPARAQFLAEQGAGVRVLVTSGSPGVDAATIAALPNLEAIVNNGAGVDLIDLGAAKRRGIGVSNTPDVLSDTVADTAVGLILMTLRRFGAADRYVRAGRWARDGAFPYARDVSGLQVGILGLGRIGSAIATRLLGFDCAIAYHNRRRIEGSPFRYAESPMELAESVDVLVIATTGDRDAHKLVDRAVLRALGREGYLINIARGSVVDQDALVELLAAGELAGAGLDVFAEEPQVPAELFDLDNVVLLPHVGSATARTRRAMALLAIRNLDRYLETGELVTPVLPPRR
- a CDS encoding WS/DGAT/MGAT family O-acyltransferase, which produces MEPISPTDALFLIGESREHPMHVGSLQLFEPPEDAGPHFVREAYHAMLECTDVQPSFRKHPAFFGGLTNVAWSFDKEVELDYHLRRSALPEPGRVRDLLELASRLHGSLLDRHRPLWEAHLVEGLQDGRYAVYTKYHHSLMDGVSALRLVQRAFTSDADDDEVRVPWSLGPRQRGGRRHQSSLFGRVGRTAGSALALAPSTLKLARAALLEQQLTLPFRAPRSMFNVRIGGARRVAAQSYSLERIKAVKSATGATINDVVLAMSAGALRAYLLDQDALPDAPLTAMVPVNLRKDDDDRGGNNVGTFLCNLATHLDDPAKRLETISASIRETKEVFWQLPPVQQLALSAFNIGGLFFGLIPGYLSAASPPFNIVISNVSTGNSDQLYWRGARLDGNYPLSIPLDGQAVNITVTNNADNLDFGLVGCRRSVPHLQRMLGHLEAALKDLELVAGI
- a CDS encoding cytochrome P450, giving the protein MPSTIDTRNQLRPDIDLTDGAFYAGDSRSVYRWMRENEPVFRDRNGLAAAASYQAVIDAERAPELFSNAGGIRPDQDAPPMMIAMDDPAHLLRRKLVNAGFTRKRVKDREHSIGALCDALIDNVCERGECDFVWDLAAPLPMAVIGDMLGVLPEERQMFLRWSDDMVTLLSSTTAQEDFQVSVDAFAAYTEYMTGMIAARKADPTDDLVSVLVHAEVDGEKLADHEIVTEVLLLLIGGDETTRHTLSGGTAQILRHPQQHQRLVNDVALLPNAIEEMLRWTAPVKNMARTMTADVDFHGAQLQRGEKIILLFESANFDEAVFGDPENFRIDRYPNNHLAFGFGTHFCLGNQLARLELSMMLERLLKRLPDMRLASGEPLPLRPANFVSGLEKMPVKFTPAPRSGA
- a CDS encoding ATP-binding protein, whose amino-acid sequence is MRLTLAGTARPDTAAEWRRALQRWLQYDVRAPKEIREDVVLGVNEALANCVEHAYRSHHQAGAMKLQASYDPDAESIRVCVSDRGNWRKPSSRHSSDPHASRGIMLMHGLADHCTIHARPNGTSVYLDYATDTEAGQHPR